Proteins from a genomic interval of Nasonia vitripennis strain AsymCx chromosome 3, Nvit_psr_1.1, whole genome shotgun sequence:
- the LOC100679586 gene encoding uncharacterized protein LOC100679586 isoform X4: protein MPTATSIQRGMASVGSNATGATTTATTTSTSVPEARPTLSEREQLKIEFYKTYDVMTGIRIAATLGGFFSLMVLLVVYKSRRRCKSNRQLQDPRLTAAAEAAVAEAEAEERALAAALEAIARLPPKPARGPRRSLCVEPFRSQYIERRLPLVAPRFASLGGGYDSLLAAPVRRGSSRRLRANRRCSSVTCSSTASSYLERRGSAMAMPCLPPPPSFPRHGAAYEESWELYHHPIDIQVIQPTPELSPCGSEAGLYGAPAALRQQQQQQQQRRRQYRHSSSYSSSNGAKPSPPRRAPLASMGSVDPPEPDSRSLGSDSVFLDEAGRRAAPDTEDEVSGFSTDSSDGPGGRRSFLEVPPKKKRPPESRSPVLSTTTSSSQNSVGLGGGLMSPPCSTSSPIELRHRPSSGPSGTSTARPSSSPAVWSQETLF, encoded by the exons GTATGGCGAGCGTCGGCAGCAACGCGACGggagcgacgacgacggcgacgacgacgagcacCTCCGTGCCGGAGGCGAGGCCGACGCTCAGCGAGCGCGAGCAGCTGAAAATCGAATTCTACAAGACCTACGACGTGATGACGGGCATCCGGATAGCGGCGACCCTCGGCGGCTTCTTCAGCCTCATGGTCCTGCTCGTCGTCTACAAGAGCAG GCGCAGGTGCAAGTCGAACCGGCAGCTGCAGGACCCGCGACTGACGGCGGCCGCGGAGGCGGCCGTGGCCGAGGCCGAGGCCGAGGAGCGGGCCCTCGCCGCGGCCCTCGAGGCGATCGCCAGGCTGCCACCCAAGCCGGCGCGCGGACCCCGGAGATCGCTCTGCGTCGAG CCGTTCCGCTCGCAGTACATCGAGAGGCGGCTGCCGCTGGTCGCGCCGCGGTTCGCCTCGCTCGGCGGGGGCTACGACTCGCTGCTCGCGGCCCCGGTGCGCCGCGGCAGCAGCCGCCGGCTCCGGGCGAACCGGCGCTGCAGCTCCGTCACCTGCAGCAGCACCGCCAGCAGCTACCTCGAGCGCAGGGGCTCGGCCATGGCGATGCCCTgcctgccgccgccgccgagcttCCCCAGGCACGGCGCGGCCTACGAGGAGTCCTGGGAGCTCTACCACCACCCCATCGACATCCAGGTGATCCAGCCGACCCCGGAGCTCTCGCCGTGCGGCAGCGAGGCCGGCCTCTACGGCGCGCCGGCGGCCCtccgccagcagcagcagcagcagcagcagcggcgccgGCAGTACCGGCACTCGTCCTCCTACTCGTCCTCGAACGGCGCGAAGCCGAGCCCCCCGAGGCGCGCCCCCCTGGCCTCGATGGGCAGCGTCGACCCGCCGGAGCCGgactcgcgctcgctcggctCCGACTCTGTCTTCCTGGACGAGGCCGGCCGGCGCGCGGCGCCCGACACCGAGGACGAGGTCTCGGGCTTCTCGACCGACTCGTCGGACGGGCCCGGGGGCCGGCGCAGCTTCCTCGAGGTGCCGCCGAAGAAGAAGCGACCGCCCGAAAG CAGGTCTCCGGTGctgtcgacgacgacgagcagcAGCCAGAACAGTGTGGGCTTGGGCGGCGGTCTGATGTCGCCGCCGTGCTCGACCTCTTCGCCGATCGAGCTGAGGCACCGGCCGAGCAGCGGACCCTCGGGGACGTCGACGGCTAGGCCATCCTCGTCACCGGCCGTCTGGTCGCAGGAGACGCTCTTCTAA
- the LOC100679586 gene encoding uncharacterized protein LOC100679586 isoform X5, translating to MPTATSIQRGMASVGSNATGATTTATTTSTSVPEARPTLSEREQLKIEFYKTYDVMTGIRIAATLGGFFSLMVLLVVYKSRRRCKSNRQLQDPRLTAAAEAAVAEAEAEERALAAALEAIARLPPKPARGPRRSLCVEPFRSQYIERRLPLVAPRFASLGGGYDSLLAAPVRRGSSRRLRANRRCSSVTCSSTASSYLERRGSAMAMPCLPPPPSFPRHGAAYEESWELYHHPIDIQVIQPTPELSPCGSEAGLYGAPAALRQQQQQQQQRRRQYRHSSSYSSSNGAKPSPPRRAPLASMGSVDPPEPDSRSLGSDSVFLDEAGRRAAPDTEDEVSGFSTDSSDGPGGRRSFLEVPPKKKRPPERSPVLSTTTSSSQNSVGLGGGLMSPPCSTSSPIELRHRPSSGPSGTSTARPSSSPAVWSQETLF from the exons GTATGGCGAGCGTCGGCAGCAACGCGACGggagcgacgacgacggcgacgacgacgagcacCTCCGTGCCGGAGGCGAGGCCGACGCTCAGCGAGCGCGAGCAGCTGAAAATCGAATTCTACAAGACCTACGACGTGATGACGGGCATCCGGATAGCGGCGACCCTCGGCGGCTTCTTCAGCCTCATGGTCCTGCTCGTCGTCTACAAGAGCAG GCGCAGGTGCAAGTCGAACCGGCAGCTGCAGGACCCGCGACTGACGGCGGCCGCGGAGGCGGCCGTGGCCGAGGCCGAGGCCGAGGAGCGGGCCCTCGCCGCGGCCCTCGAGGCGATCGCCAGGCTGCCACCCAAGCCGGCGCGCGGACCCCGGAGATCGCTCTGCGTCGAG CCGTTCCGCTCGCAGTACATCGAGAGGCGGCTGCCGCTGGTCGCGCCGCGGTTCGCCTCGCTCGGCGGGGGCTACGACTCGCTGCTCGCGGCCCCGGTGCGCCGCGGCAGCAGCCGCCGGCTCCGGGCGAACCGGCGCTGCAGCTCCGTCACCTGCAGCAGCACCGCCAGCAGCTACCTCGAGCGCAGGGGCTCGGCCATGGCGATGCCCTgcctgccgccgccgccgagcttCCCCAGGCACGGCGCGGCCTACGAGGAGTCCTGGGAGCTCTACCACCACCCCATCGACATCCAGGTGATCCAGCCGACCCCGGAGCTCTCGCCGTGCGGCAGCGAGGCCGGCCTCTACGGCGCGCCGGCGGCCCtccgccagcagcagcagcagcagcagcagcggcgccgGCAGTACCGGCACTCGTCCTCCTACTCGTCCTCGAACGGCGCGAAGCCGAGCCCCCCGAGGCGCGCCCCCCTGGCCTCGATGGGCAGCGTCGACCCGCCGGAGCCGgactcgcgctcgctcggctCCGACTCTGTCTTCCTGGACGAGGCCGGCCGGCGCGCGGCGCCCGACACCGAGGACGAGGTCTCGGGCTTCTCGACCGACTCGTCGGACGGGCCCGGGGGCCGGCGCAGCTTCCTCGAGGTGCCGCCGAAGAAGAAGCGACCGCCCGAAAG GTCTCCGGTGctgtcgacgacgacgagcagcAGCCAGAACAGTGTGGGCTTGGGCGGCGGTCTGATGTCGCCGCCGTGCTCGACCTCTTCGCCGATCGAGCTGAGGCACCGGCCGAGCAGCGGACCCTCGGGGACGTCGACGGCTAGGCCATCCTCGTCACCGGCCGTCTGGTCGCAGGAGACGCTCTTCTAA
- the LOC100679586 gene encoding uncharacterized protein LOC100679586 isoform X2, giving the protein MPTATSIQRGMASVGSNATGATTTATTTSTSVPEARPTLSEREQLKIEFYKTYDVMTGIRIAATLGGFFSLMVLLVVYKSRRRCKSNRQLQDPRLTAAAEAAVAEAEAEERALAAALEAIARLPPKPARGPRRSLCVEPFRSQYIERRLPLVAPRFASLGGGYDSLLAAPVRRGSSRRLRANRRCSSVTCSSTASSYLERRGSAMAMPCLPPPPSFPRHGAAYEESWELYHHPIDIQVIQPTPELSPCGSEAGLYGAPAALRQQQQQQQQRRRQYRHSSSYSSSNGAKPSPPRRAPLASMGSVDPPEPDSRSLGSDSVFLDEAGRRAAPDTEDEVSGFSTDSSDGPGGRRSFLEVPPKKKRPPERWDGCAGCVPRRRRASPAACQTCMTISASVEAPRSPVLSTTTSSSQNSVGLGGGLMSPPCSTSSPIELRHRPSSGPSGTSTARPSSSPAVWSQETLF; this is encoded by the exons GTATGGCGAGCGTCGGCAGCAACGCGACGggagcgacgacgacggcgacgacgacgagcacCTCCGTGCCGGAGGCGAGGCCGACGCTCAGCGAGCGCGAGCAGCTGAAAATCGAATTCTACAAGACCTACGACGTGATGACGGGCATCCGGATAGCGGCGACCCTCGGCGGCTTCTTCAGCCTCATGGTCCTGCTCGTCGTCTACAAGAGCAG GCGCAGGTGCAAGTCGAACCGGCAGCTGCAGGACCCGCGACTGACGGCGGCCGCGGAGGCGGCCGTGGCCGAGGCCGAGGCCGAGGAGCGGGCCCTCGCCGCGGCCCTCGAGGCGATCGCCAGGCTGCCACCCAAGCCGGCGCGCGGACCCCGGAGATCGCTCTGCGTCGAG CCGTTCCGCTCGCAGTACATCGAGAGGCGGCTGCCGCTGGTCGCGCCGCGGTTCGCCTCGCTCGGCGGGGGCTACGACTCGCTGCTCGCGGCCCCGGTGCGCCGCGGCAGCAGCCGCCGGCTCCGGGCGAACCGGCGCTGCAGCTCCGTCACCTGCAGCAGCACCGCCAGCAGCTACCTCGAGCGCAGGGGCTCGGCCATGGCGATGCCCTgcctgccgccgccgccgagcttCCCCAGGCACGGCGCGGCCTACGAGGAGTCCTGGGAGCTCTACCACCACCCCATCGACATCCAGGTGATCCAGCCGACCCCGGAGCTCTCGCCGTGCGGCAGCGAGGCCGGCCTCTACGGCGCGCCGGCGGCCCtccgccagcagcagcagcagcagcagcagcggcgccgGCAGTACCGGCACTCGTCCTCCTACTCGTCCTCGAACGGCGCGAAGCCGAGCCCCCCGAGGCGCGCCCCCCTGGCCTCGATGGGCAGCGTCGACCCGCCGGAGCCGgactcgcgctcgctcggctCCGACTCTGTCTTCCTGGACGAGGCCGGCCGGCGCGCGGCGCCCGACACCGAGGACGAGGTCTCGGGCTTCTCGACCGACTCGTCGGACGGGCCCGGGGGCCGGCGCAGCTTCCTCGAGGTGCCGCCGAAGAAGAAGCGACCGCCCGAAAGGTGGGACGGCTGCGCGGGCTGCGTGCCCAGGCGGCGGCGCGCCAGCCCCGCGGCCTGCCAGACTTGCATGACCATTAGCGCCTCTGTCGAAGCACCCAG GTCTCCGGTGctgtcgacgacgacgagcagcAGCCAGAACAGTGTGGGCTTGGGCGGCGGTCTGATGTCGCCGCCGTGCTCGACCTCTTCGCCGATCGAGCTGAGGCACCGGCCGAGCAGCGGACCCTCGGGGACGTCGACGGCTAGGCCATCCTCGTCACCGGCCGTCTGGTCGCAGGAGACGCTCTTCTAA
- the LOC100679586 gene encoding uncharacterized protein LOC100679586 isoform X1, whose translation MPTATSIQRGMASVGSNATGATTTATTTSTSVPEARPTLSEREQLKIEFYKTYDVMTGIRIAATLGGFFSLMVLLVVYKSRRRCKSNRQLQDPRLTAAAEAAVAEAEAEERALAAALEAIARLPPKPARGPRRSLCVEPFRSQYIERRLPLVAPRFASLGGGYDSLLAAPVRRGSSRRLRANRRCSSVTCSSTASSYLERRGSAMAMPCLPPPPSFPRHGAAYEESWELYHHPIDIQVIQPTPELSPCGSEAGLYGAPAALRQQQQQQQQRRRQYRHSSSYSSSNGAKPSPPRRAPLASMGSVDPPEPDSRSLGSDSVFLDEAGRRAAPDTEDEVSGFSTDSSDGPGGRRSFLEVPPKKKRPPERWDGCAGCVPRRRRASPAACQTCMTISASVEAPSRSPVLSTTTSSSQNSVGLGGGLMSPPCSTSSPIELRHRPSSGPSGTSTARPSSSPAVWSQETLF comes from the exons GTATGGCGAGCGTCGGCAGCAACGCGACGggagcgacgacgacggcgacgacgacgagcacCTCCGTGCCGGAGGCGAGGCCGACGCTCAGCGAGCGCGAGCAGCTGAAAATCGAATTCTACAAGACCTACGACGTGATGACGGGCATCCGGATAGCGGCGACCCTCGGCGGCTTCTTCAGCCTCATGGTCCTGCTCGTCGTCTACAAGAGCAG GCGCAGGTGCAAGTCGAACCGGCAGCTGCAGGACCCGCGACTGACGGCGGCCGCGGAGGCGGCCGTGGCCGAGGCCGAGGCCGAGGAGCGGGCCCTCGCCGCGGCCCTCGAGGCGATCGCCAGGCTGCCACCCAAGCCGGCGCGCGGACCCCGGAGATCGCTCTGCGTCGAG CCGTTCCGCTCGCAGTACATCGAGAGGCGGCTGCCGCTGGTCGCGCCGCGGTTCGCCTCGCTCGGCGGGGGCTACGACTCGCTGCTCGCGGCCCCGGTGCGCCGCGGCAGCAGCCGCCGGCTCCGGGCGAACCGGCGCTGCAGCTCCGTCACCTGCAGCAGCACCGCCAGCAGCTACCTCGAGCGCAGGGGCTCGGCCATGGCGATGCCCTgcctgccgccgccgccgagcttCCCCAGGCACGGCGCGGCCTACGAGGAGTCCTGGGAGCTCTACCACCACCCCATCGACATCCAGGTGATCCAGCCGACCCCGGAGCTCTCGCCGTGCGGCAGCGAGGCCGGCCTCTACGGCGCGCCGGCGGCCCtccgccagcagcagcagcagcagcagcagcggcgccgGCAGTACCGGCACTCGTCCTCCTACTCGTCCTCGAACGGCGCGAAGCCGAGCCCCCCGAGGCGCGCCCCCCTGGCCTCGATGGGCAGCGTCGACCCGCCGGAGCCGgactcgcgctcgctcggctCCGACTCTGTCTTCCTGGACGAGGCCGGCCGGCGCGCGGCGCCCGACACCGAGGACGAGGTCTCGGGCTTCTCGACCGACTCGTCGGACGGGCCCGGGGGCCGGCGCAGCTTCCTCGAGGTGCCGCCGAAGAAGAAGCGACCGCCCGAAAGGTGGGACGGCTGCGCGGGCTGCGTGCCCAGGCGGCGGCGCGCCAGCCCCGCGGCCTGCCAGACTTGCATGACCATTAGCGCCTCTGTCGAAGCACCCAG CAGGTCTCCGGTGctgtcgacgacgacgagcagcAGCCAGAACAGTGTGGGCTTGGGCGGCGGTCTGATGTCGCCGCCGTGCTCGACCTCTTCGCCGATCGAGCTGAGGCACCGGCCGAGCAGCGGACCCTCGGGGACGTCGACGGCTAGGCCATCCTCGTCACCGGCCGTCTGGTCGCAGGAGACGCTCTTCTAA
- the LOC100679586 gene encoding uncharacterized protein LOC100679586 isoform X6, with amino-acid sequence MPTATSIQRGMASVGSNATGATTTATTTSTSVPEARPTLSEREQLKIEFYKTYDVMTGIRIAATLGGFFSLMVLLVVYKSRCKSNRQLQDPRLTAAAEAAVAEAEAEERALAAALEAIARLPPKPARGPRRSLCVEPFRSQYIERRLPLVAPRFASLGGGYDSLLAAPVRRGSSRRLRANRRCSSVTCSSTASSYLERRGSAMAMPCLPPPPSFPRHGAAYEESWELYHHPIDIQVIQPTPELSPCGSEAGLYGAPAALRQQQQQQQQRRRQYRHSSSYSSSNGAKPSPPRRAPLASMGSVDPPEPDSRSLGSDSVFLDEAGRRAAPDTEDEVSGFSTDSSDGPGGRRSFLEVPPKKKRPPERWDGCAGCVPRRRRASPAACQTCMTISASVEAPRSPVLSTTTSSSQNSVGLGGGLMSPPCSTSSPIELRHRPSSGPSGTSTARPSSSPAVWSQETLF; translated from the exons GTATGGCGAGCGTCGGCAGCAACGCGACGggagcgacgacgacggcgacgacgacgagcacCTCCGTGCCGGAGGCGAGGCCGACGCTCAGCGAGCGCGAGCAGCTGAAAATCGAATTCTACAAGACCTACGACGTGATGACGGGCATCCGGATAGCGGCGACCCTCGGCGGCTTCTTCAGCCTCATGGTCCTGCTCGTCGTCTACAAGAGCAG GTGCAAGTCGAACCGGCAGCTGCAGGACCCGCGACTGACGGCGGCCGCGGAGGCGGCCGTGGCCGAGGCCGAGGCCGAGGAGCGGGCCCTCGCCGCGGCCCTCGAGGCGATCGCCAGGCTGCCACCCAAGCCGGCGCGCGGACCCCGGAGATCGCTCTGCGTCGAG CCGTTCCGCTCGCAGTACATCGAGAGGCGGCTGCCGCTGGTCGCGCCGCGGTTCGCCTCGCTCGGCGGGGGCTACGACTCGCTGCTCGCGGCCCCGGTGCGCCGCGGCAGCAGCCGCCGGCTCCGGGCGAACCGGCGCTGCAGCTCCGTCACCTGCAGCAGCACCGCCAGCAGCTACCTCGAGCGCAGGGGCTCGGCCATGGCGATGCCCTgcctgccgccgccgccgagcttCCCCAGGCACGGCGCGGCCTACGAGGAGTCCTGGGAGCTCTACCACCACCCCATCGACATCCAGGTGATCCAGCCGACCCCGGAGCTCTCGCCGTGCGGCAGCGAGGCCGGCCTCTACGGCGCGCCGGCGGCCCtccgccagcagcagcagcagcagcagcagcggcgccgGCAGTACCGGCACTCGTCCTCCTACTCGTCCTCGAACGGCGCGAAGCCGAGCCCCCCGAGGCGCGCCCCCCTGGCCTCGATGGGCAGCGTCGACCCGCCGGAGCCGgactcgcgctcgctcggctCCGACTCTGTCTTCCTGGACGAGGCCGGCCGGCGCGCGGCGCCCGACACCGAGGACGAGGTCTCGGGCTTCTCGACCGACTCGTCGGACGGGCCCGGGGGCCGGCGCAGCTTCCTCGAGGTGCCGCCGAAGAAGAAGCGACCGCCCGAAAGGTGGGACGGCTGCGCGGGCTGCGTGCCCAGGCGGCGGCGCGCCAGCCCCGCGGCCTGCCAGACTTGCATGACCATTAGCGCCTCTGTCGAAGCACCCAG GTCTCCGGTGctgtcgacgacgacgagcagcAGCCAGAACAGTGTGGGCTTGGGCGGCGGTCTGATGTCGCCGCCGTGCTCGACCTCTTCGCCGATCGAGCTGAGGCACCGGCCGAGCAGCGGACCCTCGGGGACGTCGACGGCTAGGCCATCCTCGTCACCGGCCGTCTGGTCGCAGGAGACGCTCTTCTAA
- the LOC100679586 gene encoding uncharacterized protein LOC100679586 isoform X3, whose product MPTATSIQRGMASVGSNATGATTTATTTSTSVPEARPTLSEREQLKIEFYKTYDVMTGIRIAATLGGFFSLMVLLVVYKSRCKSNRQLQDPRLTAAAEAAVAEAEAEERALAAALEAIARLPPKPARGPRRSLCVEPFRSQYIERRLPLVAPRFASLGGGYDSLLAAPVRRGSSRRLRANRRCSSVTCSSTASSYLERRGSAMAMPCLPPPPSFPRHGAAYEESWELYHHPIDIQVIQPTPELSPCGSEAGLYGAPAALRQQQQQQQQRRRQYRHSSSYSSSNGAKPSPPRRAPLASMGSVDPPEPDSRSLGSDSVFLDEAGRRAAPDTEDEVSGFSTDSSDGPGGRRSFLEVPPKKKRPPERWDGCAGCVPRRRRASPAACQTCMTISASVEAPSRSPVLSTTTSSSQNSVGLGGGLMSPPCSTSSPIELRHRPSSGPSGTSTARPSSSPAVWSQETLF is encoded by the exons GTATGGCGAGCGTCGGCAGCAACGCGACGggagcgacgacgacggcgacgacgacgagcacCTCCGTGCCGGAGGCGAGGCCGACGCTCAGCGAGCGCGAGCAGCTGAAAATCGAATTCTACAAGACCTACGACGTGATGACGGGCATCCGGATAGCGGCGACCCTCGGCGGCTTCTTCAGCCTCATGGTCCTGCTCGTCGTCTACAAGAGCAG GTGCAAGTCGAACCGGCAGCTGCAGGACCCGCGACTGACGGCGGCCGCGGAGGCGGCCGTGGCCGAGGCCGAGGCCGAGGAGCGGGCCCTCGCCGCGGCCCTCGAGGCGATCGCCAGGCTGCCACCCAAGCCGGCGCGCGGACCCCGGAGATCGCTCTGCGTCGAG CCGTTCCGCTCGCAGTACATCGAGAGGCGGCTGCCGCTGGTCGCGCCGCGGTTCGCCTCGCTCGGCGGGGGCTACGACTCGCTGCTCGCGGCCCCGGTGCGCCGCGGCAGCAGCCGCCGGCTCCGGGCGAACCGGCGCTGCAGCTCCGTCACCTGCAGCAGCACCGCCAGCAGCTACCTCGAGCGCAGGGGCTCGGCCATGGCGATGCCCTgcctgccgccgccgccgagcttCCCCAGGCACGGCGCGGCCTACGAGGAGTCCTGGGAGCTCTACCACCACCCCATCGACATCCAGGTGATCCAGCCGACCCCGGAGCTCTCGCCGTGCGGCAGCGAGGCCGGCCTCTACGGCGCGCCGGCGGCCCtccgccagcagcagcagcagcagcagcagcggcgccgGCAGTACCGGCACTCGTCCTCCTACTCGTCCTCGAACGGCGCGAAGCCGAGCCCCCCGAGGCGCGCCCCCCTGGCCTCGATGGGCAGCGTCGACCCGCCGGAGCCGgactcgcgctcgctcggctCCGACTCTGTCTTCCTGGACGAGGCCGGCCGGCGCGCGGCGCCCGACACCGAGGACGAGGTCTCGGGCTTCTCGACCGACTCGTCGGACGGGCCCGGGGGCCGGCGCAGCTTCCTCGAGGTGCCGCCGAAGAAGAAGCGACCGCCCGAAAGGTGGGACGGCTGCGCGGGCTGCGTGCCCAGGCGGCGGCGCGCCAGCCCCGCGGCCTGCCAGACTTGCATGACCATTAGCGCCTCTGTCGAAGCACCCAG CAGGTCTCCGGTGctgtcgacgacgacgagcagcAGCCAGAACAGTGTGGGCTTGGGCGGCGGTCTGATGTCGCCGCCGTGCTCGACCTCTTCGCCGATCGAGCTGAGGCACCGGCCGAGCAGCGGACCCTCGGGGACGTCGACGGCTAGGCCATCCTCGTCACCGGCCGTCTGGTCGCAGGAGACGCTCTTCTAA